A window of the Brachyhypopomus gauderio isolate BG-103 chromosome 14, BGAUD_0.2, whole genome shotgun sequence genome harbors these coding sequences:
- the fastkd3 gene encoding FAST kinase domain-containing protein 3, mitochondrial: MAQTVLRSRHVLKVSASLILPSRAGLRMRDGERAGAPQIWAARCWRSLQRGLCVRARDPLFLVAGSVRPPRDSSVGGARASLLHRFISDEERGFNKRLSSCSSSQQVMCLLRSSPPLSGAAAASVLHRLADLERDGAGGPRDPEPPLSDSALDEMCGRLEQDSAELEDEVVVKALLGCARLQMDPWSRPVARLVTEIQVHLDSGHLGVRALCSLALALFALRGPDCDVLAQVMRQLQDKDPGNWSTEELSTVYNMLAEGAGQDGRYQDLLNQMNSHALGLASRMDPAAVSETLGALVALGQMQALPLAIAMCKQAVRHIPNFTDAQLATVLSALTRYGHGDRFLTEALEHHVPKVAFTAHPETVTGAMQYFAQRRILSPALFDAVAEGFVYRADEYTTGQVTRQMTALAALGYVPQEAGRFFRKVELVLNSRFSHFQPRALLELLHACTLLRRYPLNYVSRVFSPYFLQQLQDEGRRMDQTVLAQLTQLYMTMKLECPSYDGPRLLPKLRVKSFLSAGQSVETQVDLQLLNAVKSSLVDLLGARSYFASRVLTPYCYTLDVQIKLDEDGYILPASHVEEVFKWVAVCIDGPNRFAANSQQLLGKEAIKQRHLRILGYEVVQIPYYEFETMKSKEEVVKYLHKKIFPQSFRLSW, from the exons ATGGCTCAAACAGTACTACGGAGCCGGCATGTGCTGAAAGTGTCCGCTTCCCTTATACTTCCCTCACGCGCCGGTCTGCGCATGCGCGATGGAGAACGTGCGGGTGCTCCGCAGATTTGGGCCGCCAGATGCTGGAGGTCCCTTCAGAGAGGACTGTGCGTTAGGGCCCGAGACCCTCTCTTCCTCGTTGCCGGTTCCGTCCGACCTCCTCGCGACTCCTCTGTGGGCGGAGCGCGTGCATCCCTGCTGCACCGCTTCATCTCCGATGAGGAGCGCGGTTTTAACAAGCGCCTGTCCTCCTGCAGCTCCTCTCAACAGGTCATGTGCCTCTTGCGCTCGTCCCCGCCGCTCTCGGGCGCGGCGGCCGCCTCCGTCCTGCACCGGCTGGCCGACCTGGAGCGGGACGGAGCCGGCGGGCCGCGCGACCCGGAGCCACCGCTGTCCGACTCGGCCTTGGACGAGATGTGCGGCAGGCTGGAGCAGGACTCGGCGGAGCTGGAAGACGAGGTGGTGGTGAAGGCTCTGCTGGGCTGTGCGCGCCTCCAAATGGACCCCTGGAGCCGCCCGGTGGCGCGGCTGGTAACGGAGATCCAGGTGCATTTGGATAGCGGCCACCTGGGTGTCCGTGCGCTGTGCAGTCTAGCGCTTGCGCTGTTCGCGCTACGAGGACCTGACTGCGACGTTCTAGCGCAGGTTATGAGACAGCTCCAGGATAAAGATCCAGGTAACTGGAGCACTGAGGAGTTAAGCACGGTATACAACATGCTAGCAGAGGGTGCGGGCCAGGACGGCCGCTACCAGGATCTGCTCAACCAAATGAACAGCCATGCGCTCGGCCTGGCGTCGAGAATGGACCCCGCGGCGGTGAGCGAGACGCTTGGAGCACTAGTCGCACTGGGCCAAATGCAGGCGCTGCCGCTGGCGATCGCCATGTGCAAACAGGCCGTGCGCCACATCCCGAACTTCACGGACGCGCAACTTGCCACCGTGCTGTCGGCGCTCACGCGCTACGGACACGGTGACCGCTTCCTCACCGAGGCGCTCGAGCACCACGTGCCCAAGGTCGCGTTCACCGCCCACCCAGAAACGGTGACCGGGGCGATGCAGTATTTTGCTCAGCGGCGCATTTTATCGCCGGCTCTTTTCGACGCGGTGGCCGAGGGATTCGTGTACCGGGCAGACGAGTACACCACGGGGCAGGTGACTCGGCAGATGACGGCGCTCGCCGCTCTGGGATACGTGCCTCAGGAAGCCGGTAGATTTTTCCGGAAGGTCGAGTTGGTTCTCAACAGCCGCTTTTCGCACTTCCAGCCCAGAGCTCTGCTGGAGCTTCTGCACGCCTGCACACTTCTGCGGCGCTACCCGCTGAACTACGTCTCCAGGGTGTTCAGCCCCTACTTCCTCCAGCAACTCCAGG ACGAGGGCAGGCGGATGGATCAGACAGTCCTGGCGCAGCTCACTCAGCTCTACATGACGATGAAGCTGGAATGCCCTTCCTACGAT GGTCCACGGCTTTTACCCAAACTGCGTGTGAAGTCGTTCCTGTCCGCAGGGCAATCGGTGGAGACCCAGGTGGATCTTCAGCTGTTAAACGCTGTGAAGTCCAGCTTGGTGGATCTGCTGGGGGCACGCTCGTACTTCGCCTCCAGAGTCCTGACGCCATACTGCTACACACTAG ATGTACAGATAAAACTAGATGAAGATGGCTACATCTTACCTGCCAGTCATGTCGAAGAAGTGTTTAAATG GGTTGCAGTGTGTATTGATGGGCCAAATCGCTTTGCTGCGAATTCCCAGCAACTTCTGGGAAAGGAAGCCATCAAGCAGCGTCACCTTAGGATTCTAGGTTATGAAGTTGTTCAG ATTCCATACTACGAGTTTGAAACAATGAAGAGCAAGGAAGAGGTTGTGAAATACCTCCACAAGAAGATTTTCCCACAAAGCTTTAGACTCAGCTGGTGA
- the myl12.1 gene encoding myosin, light chain 12, 1 encodes MSSKRAKGKTTKKRPQRATSNVFAMFDQSQIQEFKEAFNMIDQNRDGFVDKEDLHDMLASLGKNPTDDYLETMMNEAPGPINFTMFLTMFGEKLNGTDPEDVIRNAFACFDEEGTGFIQEDYLRELLTTMGDRFTDEEVDELFREAPIDKKNNFNYVEFTRILKHGAKDKDD; translated from the exons ATGTCAAGCAAACGGGCAAAGGGAAAGACCACCAAGAAGCGCCCTCAGCGCGCTACTTCCAATGTCTTTGCCATGTTTGACCAGTCCCAGATCCAGGAGTTCAAGGAGGCCTTTAACATGATTGATCAGAACCGTGATGGCTTTGTGGACAAGGAAGATCTGCATGACATGCTGGCATCTCTGG GCAAGAACCCGACAGATGACTATTTGGAGACGATGATGAACGAAGCTCCAGGACCCATTAACTTCACAATGTTCCTTACCATGTTTGGAGAGAAGCTGAATGGCACCGACCCAGAGGATGTTATCCGCAATGCCTTTGCCTGCTTTGATGAGGAAGGGACTG GCTTCATCCAGGAAGACTATCTGCGTGAGCTCCTGACCACCATGGGGGACCGGTTCACAGACGAGGAAGTTGATGAGCTCTTCAGGGAGGCTCCCATTGACAAGAAGAACAACTTCAATTATGTGGAGTTCACGCGCATCCTCAAACACGGAGCCAAAGACAAAGATGATTAA
- the chmp5b gene encoding charged multivesicular body protein 5: protein MNRIFGRGKPKGPPPNLTDCIGTVDSRAESIDKKVARLDAELMKYKDQMKKMRDGPSKNMVKQKAMRVLKQKRMYEGQRDQLMQQSFNMEQANYTIQTLKDTKTTVDAMKIGAKEMKKAYKNVKIDQIEDLQDQLEDMMEDANEVQEALSRSYGTPEIDEDDLEAELDALGDELLFDNDSSYLDEASSAPAIPEGVPGEKSTNRDGVLVDEFGLPQIPAT, encoded by the exons GTTGATTCGCGGGCGGAGTCCATTGACAAGAAGGTAGCGAGACTTGATGCTGAGCTGATGAAATATAAAGATCAGATGAAGAAAATGAGAGATGGACCCTCAAAG AACATGGTGAAGCAGAAGGCCATGCGCGTGCTTAAACAGAAGAGAAT GTATGAAGGCCAGAGAGATCAGCTGATGCAACAGTCCTTCAACATGGAGCAGGCGAACTACACCATTCAAACCCTTAAAGACACTAAAACCACT GTGGATGcaatgaaaattggagccaaaGAAATGAAGAAGGCATACAAGAATGTGAAGATTGATCAGATTGag GATCTGCAGGACCAGTTGGAGGACATGATGGAGGATGCTAACGAGGTACAGGAGGCTCTGAGCCGCAGCTACGGCACGCCAGAGATTGACGAGGATGACCTAGAAGCAG AACTGGACGCTCTCGGCGATGAGCTCCTTTTCGATAATGACAGCTCTTACCTGGATGAGGCTTCCTCGGCTCCAGCGATACCTGAAGGAGTACCAGGAGAGAAGAGCACCAACCGG GATGGAGTTCTGGTGGACGAATTTGGCCTTCCTCAGATTCCAGCTACATAA